The following proteins are co-located in the Acanthochromis polyacanthus isolate Apoly-LR-REF ecotype Palm Island chromosome 7, KAUST_Apoly_ChrSc, whole genome shotgun sequence genome:
- the mboat4 gene encoding ghrelin O-acyltransferase, whose product TVICRYLFVSVGGCVLAVVTMGFYSLLLFTSTFIFILLVLSVDPSCVHIWAFGIQMLWQTFWHLLIQYREHYLHEPVSIRLFLAVSSLMLLTQRITSVSMDLQEKRVMLTNNTSSRKQTCVMILPLISYTLSFTTLLGGPLCSYSRFVFLMEGIGLSCPSSPLAVVFLKLIQVLLLEWARWCLIYFLKHNMYDPVNSGVLYGILWIWCLALVFRIQYYSHWRISEGLNNAVGFGFWEYSFVDSSELSGLSDGDFWTTELSSRMSEYARRWNFTTALWLRRLVYMRCKHFPLFMCFGFSLWWHGLHVGHFVGFFTWAATVKADYHIHKHLWPQLSPTWRKIYTFLGWINTQMIVTCIAIAVEFRNMSGLRLLWGTYVGLFPFANIILLFILLKLERR is encoded by the exons ACTGTCATCTGCAGGTacctgtttgtttctgttggaGGATGTGTCCTGGCAGTCGTCACAATGGGCTTCTACAGCTTGCTCCTCTTCACTTCCACCTTCATCTTCATTCTGCTCGTCCTCTCTGTGGATCCCAGCTGTGTCCACATCTGGGCGTTTGGTATCCAGATGTTGTGGCAAACCTTCTGGCACCTGCTAATACAATACAGGGAACACTACCTGCATGAACCTGTCAGCATCAG ATTGTTCTTGGCAGTGTCCTCTTTGATGCTGCTCACTCAGAGAATCACCTCAGTGTCCATGGACCTACAGGAGAAACGAGTTATGCTGACAAACAACACATCATCCAGAAAGCAGACGTGTGTGATGATCCTCCCTCTCATCAGCTACACCCTCAGCTTCACCACGCTGCTCGGTGGTCCTCTGTGTTCCTACAGCCGATTTGTGTTCCTCATGGAGGGAATCGGCCTCAGCTGTCCATCCAGTCCACTGGCTGTGGTCTTCCTGAAGCTGATCCAAGTGTTACTGCTGGAGTGGGCTAGGTGGTGTCTAATCTATTTTCTGAAACATAACATGTATGATCCCGTCAACTCCGGCGTCCTCTATGGCATCCTGTGGATTTGGTGTCTGGCACTAGTTTTTAGGATCCAGTATTACTCTCACTGGAGGATCAGTGAAGGCCTCAATAACGCAGTAGGGTTTGGCTTTTGGGAATATTCATTCGTAGACTCCTCAGAACTGAGCGGACTCTCTGATGGGGATTTCTGGACCACTGAGTTGTCGAGCAGAATGTCAGAGTATGCCCGTCGATGGAACTTTACAACAGCTTTATGGCTGCGCAGACTGGTTTATATGAGGTGCAAACACTTCCCGTTGTTCATGTGTTTTGGCTTTTCACTTTGGTGGCATGGTTTACATGTAGGTCACTTTGTGGGGTTTTTCACCTGGGCAGCAACAGTGAAAGCAGACTATCACATACACAAGCACTTGTGGCCACAATTGTCACCAACATGGAGGAAAATATACACGTTCTTAGGCTGGATTAACACTCAAATGATTGTTACTTGCATTGCTATAGCAGTAGAATTCAGAAATATGTCTGGTTTGAGACTCTTGTGGGGAACATATGTAGGTCTGTTTCCATTTGCAAATATAATTCTGCTCTTTATCTTATTAAAACTTGAGAGACGCTGA